The Pseudomonadota bacterium genome includes a region encoding these proteins:
- the ssb gene encoding single-stranded DNA-binding protein — MIGNLGTDPETRTTQSNPMVTNLRLATSESWRDSNTGERQENTEWHDVVLFGRLAGIANEYLRKGSKVYIDGRIQTRKWQDQEGRDRYTTEIVAQNLQMLDTAGGVQGDQPESARTGATREARSLSEHDPNDIPF; from the coding sequence CTGATTGGAAATCTTGGGACTGATCCTGAGACGAGGACGACGCAATCAAACCCCATGGTGACCAATCTTCGATTGGCTACCAGCGAAAGTTGGCGTGATAGTAACACGGGGGAACGCCAGGAAAATACCGAGTGGCATGACGTTGTCCTGTTCGGCCGCCTTGCCGGGATCGCTAACGAATACCTTCGAAAAGGCAGCAAGGTGTATATCGACGGGAGAATTCAAACACGCAAATGGCAGGATCAGGAAGGGCGTGATCGCTATACCACCGAAATCGTAGCGCAGAATCTTCAGATGCTGGATACTGCCGGAGGTGTGCAGGGTGATCAACCCGAATCTGCGCGGACCGGCGCAACTAGAGAGGCGAGGAGTTTGAGTGAACACGACCCCAATGACATTCCGTTCTGA
- a CDS encoding helix-turn-helix transcriptional regulator, with protein sequence MALSHCKPQTKRMARFMAASACMSGVSPFTWDSTGGPHAEMPSFDATGCQLRVLVHTQTRSESTRANPITEALQSIRTTFGLTMEMLADACGVTRKAVYKWLDDGVVPNRQHQRRIFRLREAALNWRREAYPYPKSHLHEPIMRKKTLLDLLNEDPVDVERILFAGQRLKLADLDETAEVIPDPFE encoded by the coding sequence ATGGCGCTAAGCCACTGCAAACCGCAAACGAAACGCATGGCGCGATTCATGGCGGCCAGCGCCTGCATGTCCGGGGTGTCGCCGTTTACCTGGGACAGCACAGGTGGACCTCACGCAGAAATGCCGAGCTTCGATGCAACCGGATGTCAACTGCGGGTTCTGGTCCACACCCAGACGCGAAGCGAATCAACCCGGGCCAACCCGATCACGGAAGCCCTGCAGTCGATTCGAACGACGTTTGGGCTGACCATGGAAATGCTTGCGGATGCATGCGGTGTCACTCGAAAGGCAGTTTACAAATGGCTCGATGATGGCGTTGTACCAAACCGTCAACACCAAAGGCGGATCTTCAGGCTCCGCGAGGCCGCATTGAACTGGCGACGCGAAGCCTATCCATACCCAAAGAGTCACCTGCACGAACCCATCATGCGGAAAAAGACGCTGCTCGACCTGCTGAATGAAGACCCAGTGGATGTTGAGCGAATTCTTTTTGCCGGACAACGCCTGAAGCTGGCAGACCTGGATGAAACCGCCGAGGTGATTCCGGATCCTTTCGAGTAG
- a CDS encoding TIGR04255 family protein, with amino-acid sequence MSQTEGYPKLGKQPLTLVVAEFRFAPLNLDSEELWSFREQLDARMGGRAMQNTVQNARFEVDGLRITASPLLRWHADEAGESVQLEANRLIFSTTRYPRFSGFSRKVRELLAALRAAMPLKDLKRVGLRFNDAVVPEADEDLSDYLQATFLPWPSFGEKPLPVARHTTETVFSTPSGTLAIRALLGCHGQSFMPDVRDLFGLKSPIEVPDDRATAVLDFDHYWQDANQATSEFNVDQAIKRLDMLHEPAREAFWNVTTDFARNEKWR; translated from the coding sequence GTGAGCCAAACAGAGGGGTATCCGAAGCTTGGGAAACAGCCACTTACACTGGTTGTGGCTGAATTTCGCTTTGCCCCGCTCAACCTCGATAGCGAGGAATTGTGGTCCTTCCGAGAGCAACTGGACGCCCGAATGGGCGGTCGAGCGATGCAGAACACCGTTCAGAATGCCCGCTTCGAGGTCGACGGACTTCGCATCACCGCCAGCCCGCTGCTGCGCTGGCATGCAGATGAGGCTGGTGAATCTGTTCAGCTGGAGGCCAACCGGCTGATATTCTCAACAACCCGGTACCCGCGCTTCTCCGGTTTTTCCAGGAAGGTCAGGGAACTGCTTGCTGCACTTCGGGCGGCCATGCCATTGAAGGACCTGAAAAGAGTTGGACTACGCTTCAACGACGCAGTCGTGCCGGAAGCAGACGAGGATTTGTCCGATTACCTGCAGGCCACGTTCCTGCCATGGCCATCGTTTGGCGAAAAGCCGCTGCCAGTGGCCCGACATACAACCGAGACCGTATTCAGCACACCGTCCGGAACACTTGCAATTCGAGCGCTACTGGGCTGCCATGGCCAAAGTTTCATGCCTGATGTAAGAGACCTTTTTGGACTCAAGTCGCCGATTGAGGTCCCGGACGATCGTGCCACCGCAGTCCTGGATTTTGATCACTATTGGCAGGATGCAAACCAGGCAACTAGCGAGTTCAACGTAGATCAGGCGATCAAGCGTCTTGATATGCTCCACGAACCTGCCCGAGAAGCATTCTGGAACGTCACCACGGATTTTGCGAGGAATGAAAAATGGCGCTAA
- a CDS encoding nuclease, with protein MRMIPASPYNRKSRAELRVFDALKRSVPQDTRNEYVAYHSLNLTRHARKRFGELDFVICCPRGIYVLEVKGGGIACRQGVWYSTDASGTEHRLSESPFRQAETGLHGLIKRLKETLSAPVFAKLVFGYGVVFPDTDWRDSGVEWDRAMVADSRIVKDLDRWLRSLFAYWEKKPGVQARKIDSSALQELGSVIRPEVEAIVPLHVQASQAADQVILLTQSQLALVDCYSENRRVLCSGGAGTGKTLMALEFARRWTGSGKQVALVCKSPWLQSYLRMHFSMPNLEVCRLSGLEVMLRRKNLDAFDAIIVDEGQDMLQMASLDLLDRSLKGGLSDGRWCFFYDINNQSGFFGEAEPEAFEILRTYGAALATLTKNCRNTRLILEEVKSALGADMGVQGAGEGPAVRKKLVDGIEQTVAELEAELEFLVEEGGLAPAQITILSGQEFRHSVVSALPEHWRQQIKQVDEYSLANFPPSTMTFARVADFKGLENDAIVVIDLPEPNPKNKQDIATHYVAMSRAKAVLSVIYHGTD; from the coding sequence ATGAGAATGATCCCGGCTTCGCCCTATAATCGAAAGAGCCGTGCAGAGTTGCGCGTATTCGATGCCCTGAAGCGCAGCGTGCCGCAGGATACTCGGAACGAGTACGTTGCCTACCACTCCCTGAATCTGACCCGGCACGCACGCAAGCGCTTCGGAGAGCTTGATTTCGTCATTTGTTGCCCAAGGGGCATTTATGTCCTGGAGGTAAAAGGCGGAGGTATTGCCTGTCGGCAGGGTGTCTGGTATTCGACGGACGCGAGCGGCACTGAGCACCGCCTTTCAGAAAGCCCTTTTCGCCAGGCTGAAACGGGCTTGCACGGCTTGATCAAGAGACTCAAGGAGACGCTTTCTGCCCCGGTATTTGCAAAGCTTGTTTTTGGCTATGGGGTTGTCTTTCCGGATACGGACTGGCGAGATTCAGGCGTGGAATGGGATCGGGCAATGGTAGCCGACAGTCGGATCGTCAAGGATCTGGATAGATGGTTGCGGAGTCTCTTCGCTTATTGGGAAAAAAAACCTGGCGTTCAGGCGAGAAAAATCGACAGTTCCGCTCTTCAGGAACTCGGTTCTGTTATTCGGCCCGAGGTTGAGGCTATCGTTCCGTTGCATGTTCAGGCCAGCCAGGCGGCCGACCAGGTAATTCTGCTCACCCAAAGCCAGCTTGCGCTTGTTGACTGTTATTCCGAGAACCGCAGGGTGCTTTGCTCAGGCGGCGCAGGAACTGGGAAAACTCTGATGGCACTGGAGTTTGCGCGTCGCTGGACCGGTTCTGGTAAACAGGTTGCTCTGGTTTGCAAGTCTCCCTGGTTGCAAAGCTATCTGCGCATGCATTTCAGCATGCCGAATCTTGAAGTTTGCCGACTCTCTGGCCTTGAGGTAATGCTGCGCCGAAAAAATCTGGATGCTTTTGATGCCATCATTGTAGATGAGGGGCAGGACATGCTGCAAATGGCCAGCCTTGACCTGCTCGACAGGAGTCTGAAGGGTGGCTTGAGTGATGGTCGCTGGTGTTTCTTTTATGACATCAATAACCAAAGTGGCTTTTTTGGTGAAGCAGAGCCTGAGGCTTTTGAAATCCTCAGAACATACGGCGCGGCTCTGGCGACATTGACGAAGAATTGTCGAAATACACGGCTCATCCTGGAAGAGGTCAAGTCAGCTCTCGGTGCCGACATGGGAGTTCAGGGGGCCGGCGAGGGTCCGGCAGTACGGAAAAAACTGGTTGATGGCATCGAGCAGACGGTTGCTGAGCTGGAGGCGGAGCTGGAGTTTCTTGTCGAAGAAGGTGGATTGGCGCCCGCTCAAATTACCATTCTTTCAGGTCAGGAGTTCCGCCATTCGGTCGTCTCGGCTTTACCGGAACACTGGCGCCAACAGATCAAGCAGGTCGATGAATATTCACTGGCCAACTTTCCGCCAAGCACCATGACTTTCGCCCGAGTGGCTGATTTCAAGGGTCTGGAAAATGACGCGATCGTTGTGATTGACCTGCCAGAGCCGAATCCGAAGAACAAGCAAGATATTGCGACCCATTATGTGGCGATGAGCCGAGCGAAGGCTGTACTATCAGTGATTTACCATGGAACTGACTAG
- a CDS encoding DNA-protecting protein DprA yields the protein MRLGDETQAVLLLTARLGAQDPKDAKPLGPTEWGDFAEWLKHRGCRPGELVNGQAASLLAEWRHPKIPRERLDKLLQRGNALALALEKWERAGIWILTRADKQYPTLLKKRLGKSAPPVFFGCGNRALLQNGGLAVVGSRKAGEADLAFCRQIGAKAAAEGYSIVSGGARGVDETAMLAALDHEGTVIGVLADSLMRAVTSQRYRGGLRSGDLVLVSPYQPEARFLVDNAMGRNKYIYCLANAGLIVTCEKESGGTYAGAKEALKHAWVPVWTHRTASAAEGMAALEALGAARLPGSEFRIESLFEQKPLAPEVAPTDSPEESAASAPEQVHVESEEPVLYAASPKEEPEAPAEALFQAFLQKLQPMIQSEPLKPDEIAERFEIKPAQARDWLQQAEDAGLVDRVSKKPLAYSWVSQGRLTLGD from the coding sequence ATGCGACTGGGTGACGAAACACAAGCAGTTCTCTTGCTCACTGCCCGTCTTGGTGCGCAAGACCCTAAGGATGCCAAGCCATTGGGGCCGACTGAGTGGGGTGACTTCGCCGAATGGTTGAAGCATCGAGGGTGTCGACCCGGAGAGCTGGTCAATGGGCAGGCGGCAAGCCTGCTGGCCGAGTGGCGCCACCCGAAAATTCCTCGCGAACGGCTGGACAAGTTGCTGCAACGCGGCAATGCCCTTGCCCTGGCGCTGGAGAAGTGGGAGCGGGCCGGTATCTGGATTTTGACACGGGCCGACAAACAGTACCCGACGCTACTCAAGAAACGTCTCGGAAAATCCGCCCCGCCGGTGTTTTTCGGCTGCGGCAATCGTGCCTTGTTGCAGAACGGCGGCCTGGCCGTGGTCGGTTCCCGCAAGGCCGGTGAAGCTGACTTGGCTTTCTGCCGCCAGATCGGCGCCAAAGCCGCGGCCGAGGGTTATTCGATCGTGTCCGGTGGGGCGCGGGGTGTGGATGAGACGGCCATGCTGGCGGCACTCGACCATGAAGGCACGGTTATCGGTGTACTTGCCGACAGCCTGATGCGGGCCGTCACCAGTCAGCGCTACCGCGGAGGTCTGCGCTCGGGCGACCTGGTGCTGGTTTCGCCCTATCAGCCGGAAGCTCGTTTTCTCGTTGACAACGCAATGGGCCGCAACAAGTACATCTACTGCCTCGCCAATGCAGGACTGATCGTGACCTGTGAGAAGGAGTCCGGCGGCACCTATGCCGGCGCCAAAGAGGCCCTGAAGCATGCCTGGGTCCCAGTCTGGACGCATCGCACCGCATCTGCGGCCGAGGGCATGGCCGCGTTGGAAGCGCTGGGAGCGGCCCGCTTGCCTGGGTCCGAGTTCCGGATTGAATCCCTTTTCGAACAGAAGCCACTCGCGCCGGAAGTCGCCCCAACTGACAGCCCCGAGGAGTCGGCTGCGTCGGCGCCGGAGCAGGTCCACGTCGAGTCGGAGGAACCGGTGCTCTACGCGGCATCCCCCAAGGAAGAGCCAGAGGCCCCAGCCGAAGCGCTGTTCCAGGCTTTTCTACAGAAGCTTCAGCCGATGATCCAGTCTGAACCCCTGAAGCCGGATGAGATCGCAGAGCGATTCGAGATCAAACCGGCCCAGGCCAGGGACTGGCTGCAGCAGGCCGAAGACGCGGGGTTGGTTGATCGAGTCAGCAAAAAGCCATTGGCCTATTCGTGGGTATCGCAAGGCAGGTTGACGCTAGGTGACTGA
- a CDS encoding DEAD/DEAH box helicase has product MFPSIVASELQQAIHGFLHATFPMTTPGFRRDDGRTMIDDFLDQQGVLFKGPYVSLGLPFRTGEGAELPFSRIAPEFNPYRHQVSAFRRLCASPPRSTLVATGTGSGKTECFTLPILDHCAGNQGKGIKAIIIYPMNALAGDQAQRLAKAVFRYPQTRGRIRVGLYTGDSESSLQRQMSKDSVITCKETLRDSPPDILLTNYRMLDFLLMRPGDQELWKHNDGDQLRFLVVDELHTFDGAQGTDLACLIRRLRTRLAPTGDLACVGTSATIGGAENARALLDYAGEIFAADFDDDSLILEDRQSPVEFAGSQSAELREWPTTATLHRLSPEFATSPLDFLQRQAALWLGEAAPRLIDGDEGIASRIELGEQLRRHEAVRDLLERCQGVASMADLVRAWQHRLDVDEERARAMLDSLLALISWARAGGGEAGQAAPFLQVRLQLWLRELNRLTARVDAKPELLFSDDLSGEDVPFSLPVAHCRECHTSGWVGTRKPDADELGHDLQKIYRAWFGRHPDVCLMIPADRSADLQRISHLCPACRKLVSARAECCPDCASDALIRVWLPIMTREAASDEARSLLFDNRCPSCDSRDSLSLMGSRAASLASVWIGRLYASRFNDHHKLIAFSDSVQDAAHRAGFFGARTYNDTVRAALAELIEVEGEGQPLSLLAERAPRYWRERLRSDADFVGTFIAPNMTWLRDYDALKSSEDGKLPRASNLPELVERRLEWEVYQSFGLRARIGRTLERQGRAAVGLEARRLDEVAERLHVVWREEIGQLTDLELRQVRRFLAGFLWRLRTQGAFYHHFLDGLIENKGKPFVLTRSNFMPHYGMGVRPPALLTLEPVSHYFSALHREKGSWFYQWFSRLIASGEAVLATAEYRQAMTLLVKVLSQSKLLLERSVGGQSVWGLSAEDWLVTRQVQTLGCSACGHRIQVPAGDLARWNELPCLRNDCAGCYGIPEERQGQRPPSRGLPRRLVPAEHTGLLDADTRMIVERSFMQGERPWHINLLSATPTLEMGIDIGDLSTVLLCSVPPGQANYLQRIGRAGRRDGNSLALTVANGHPHDLYFHAEPERMIAGQVEPPGVFLRATAVLERQLMAWCFDRWVAEEPEDAKIPMRLGQVLNRVEVRGNEDFPVNFLDFVERNEAELFEQFRALFPDLDEAGQRHLKAYLGGDGSQQQPSLSWRLDNRLKELAATRREWSRRIEALKKRLQALEKEPEDERVLEELERVRSERSALMALRRRTNDRHTFNFFTDEGLLPNYAFPEEGVTLQSVVIRRLSKAEREEDGHTRSYQKISYEMQRPAQSALSELAPLNHFYAVGRAVQIDQVDLSAGNASPQSWRLCNQCQFMENIDANGDRHAACPRCGSSQWADTGQRQSLLKLRQVYATADDRASRIGDDSDQRTPKFYNQQMLVDIDSSQTGPAWHIKQESLPFGFEYVPLATLREVNFGEQRGQEREIAVAGELSSRPGFKVCRHCGKVRSPDPRQQRRFEHAFDCKLRRPGAVESDDDYFEALYLYRELKSEAVRILLPMSEIGSSDVRRRSLIAALQLGLRRYYRGKVDHIRVTSYAEPVTGGAGHRQYLVLYDSVPGGTGYLKELLSYGEKLMRVLEQALEVLRDCACRENPDLDGCYRCILAWRESRHMKEISRSVAEDLLGKIVEARDRLEAIEHLNKVPINALLESELEQRFHDVLAHDSGLSFKRQRVNETAGAFITVPAPEGESPMGWNLELQVRLGRDHDVAVGTDADFVLWPARERPGFLPVAVYLDGFRHHHDRNADDVLKRQAILDSGNFRVWSLNWHDLPLDGARIRNPAGPLLGRGQDSGMIALLDRLARSGDFEPYLHHNGLIGEGPFAWLLLYLSGRAEALDRLRQAAFSRAFGWLRQDSVRQRELRRMVCEEVVRRTPWHLAEAVGADGDGSDRVFGGLLESLGTAADHVAAVAALPQDAMRRAMGGEIEALSRQLHLLWMLDDRSAAMDERFEAAWAGFWGASNLLQFLDHFSLLSADGVDRGLYTAPMGLGLAERPVSSAWSDLAELSLLPGDEIEALERAGFPVPESGLEIRDASGAVIAELELAWPDQKVAVVLEADDRETASKQGWNVLDNLDANSLTRLERWLVE; this is encoded by the coding sequence GTGTTCCCGTCGATAGTTGCCAGCGAATTGCAGCAAGCCATCCATGGCTTCCTGCACGCCACCTTCCCGATGACAACCCCCGGCTTTCGGCGGGATGACGGGCGCACGATGATCGACGATTTTCTCGATCAGCAAGGCGTGTTGTTCAAGGGTCCGTATGTCAGCCTCGGGTTGCCATTCCGAACAGGTGAAGGTGCCGAGCTGCCATTCAGCCGGATTGCGCCGGAGTTCAATCCTTATCGTCATCAGGTCAGTGCATTTCGCCGGCTGTGTGCCAGCCCGCCCCGGTCCACACTGGTCGCCACCGGCACCGGTTCGGGCAAGACTGAATGCTTCACCCTGCCGATCCTGGATCATTGCGCCGGGAATCAGGGCAAGGGCATCAAGGCGATCATCATCTACCCGATGAACGCGCTGGCCGGCGACCAGGCCCAGCGTCTGGCTAAAGCAGTCTTTCGATATCCCCAGACCCGAGGGCGCATCCGCGTAGGACTGTATACGGGTGACAGCGAAAGCTCCCTGCAGCGCCAGATGAGCAAGGACTCGGTGATTACCTGCAAGGAAACCCTGCGGGACAGCCCGCCCGATATTCTGCTGACAAACTACCGCATGCTGGATTTCCTGCTGATGCGCCCCGGTGATCAGGAACTGTGGAAGCACAACGATGGTGATCAATTACGGTTTCTGGTTGTCGATGAGCTACACACCTTCGATGGCGCGCAGGGCACCGATCTGGCTTGCCTGATTCGTCGTTTGAGAACGCGACTGGCGCCAACCGGTGATCTGGCCTGCGTCGGAACTTCGGCCACCATTGGCGGGGCCGAAAACGCTCGGGCATTGCTGGATTATGCCGGAGAGATCTTTGCGGCCGATTTCGATGATGACTCGCTGATACTCGAGGACCGGCAAAGCCCGGTTGAGTTTGCCGGATCGCAGAGTGCGGAGCTGCGAGAGTGGCCGACTACTGCGACCCTGCACCGGCTTTCTCCCGAGTTTGCGACCAGCCCGCTGGACTTTCTGCAGCGCCAGGCTGCGCTCTGGCTGGGTGAGGCAGCCCCTCGTCTGATTGATGGCGATGAAGGAATTGCTTCGCGGATTGAGCTTGGCGAACAATTGCGCCGCCATGAGGCGGTTCGCGATTTGCTCGAGCGCTGTCAGGGCGTCGCCTCGATGGCTGACCTAGTGAGGGCCTGGCAACATCGGCTGGACGTTGACGAGGAACGGGCCCGAGCCATGCTCGACAGCCTGCTGGCCCTGATCTCCTGGGCGCGTGCCGGCGGCGGTGAGGCCGGGCAAGCAGCGCCTTTCCTTCAGGTTCGACTCCAGCTGTGGCTGCGTGAACTCAATCGTCTGACTGCCCGAGTCGATGCCAAACCGGAACTGCTGTTCAGCGACGACCTCAGTGGCGAGGATGTGCCATTCAGCCTGCCGGTAGCGCATTGTCGGGAATGCCACACCAGCGGCTGGGTTGGGACGCGCAAGCCAGATGCGGACGAACTGGGCCATGACCTACAGAAGATCTACCGGGCATGGTTTGGCCGTCACCCCGATGTCTGTCTCATGATTCCGGCCGACCGGTCTGCTGATCTGCAGCGAATCAGCCATCTCTGCCCAGCCTGCCGCAAACTGGTCTCGGCCAGGGCCGAATGTTGTCCCGATTGCGCGAGCGATGCGTTGATCAGGGTCTGGCTGCCGATCATGACCCGGGAAGCCGCCAGCGATGAAGCGCGCTCGTTGCTGTTCGACAATCGCTGTCCGTCGTGTGATTCCCGAGACAGTCTGAGCCTGATGGGCTCGCGGGCCGCTTCCCTGGCCAGCGTCTGGATCGGTCGCCTGTACGCTTCGCGCTTCAACGATCACCATAAGTTGATCGCGTTTTCTGACTCGGTTCAGGACGCCGCGCACCGCGCCGGGTTTTTCGGTGCGCGCACCTACAACGATACCGTTCGGGCCGCGCTGGCGGAGCTGATCGAGGTCGAGGGCGAGGGCCAGCCCCTGAGCCTGCTGGCCGAACGGGCCCCGCGCTACTGGCGGGAACGCTTGCGTAGCGATGCCGACTTTGTCGGCACCTTCATTGCCCCCAACATGACCTGGCTGCGCGACTACGATGCGCTGAAGTCTTCGGAGGATGGCAAGCTGCCCCGTGCTTCCAACTTGCCGGAGCTGGTCGAGAGGCGCCTTGAGTGGGAGGTCTATCAGAGCTTCGGCCTGCGCGCCCGCATCGGCCGCACGCTGGAACGACAGGGCCGTGCCGCTGTCGGGCTGGAGGCTCGGCGGCTCGATGAAGTGGCGGAGCGGCTGCATGTGGTCTGGCGCGAGGAAATCGGGCAACTGACCGATCTGGAGCTGCGTCAGGTGCGCCGCTTTCTGGCCGGCTTTCTCTGGCGACTGCGCACTCAGGGCGCCTTCTATCACCACTTTCTCGACGGCCTGATCGAAAACAAGGGCAAGCCGTTCGTGCTGACCCGCTCGAACTTCATGCCGCATTACGGCATGGGCGTGCGTCCGCCTGCGCTGCTTACGCTCGAGCCGGTCAGCCACTACTTTTCCGCGCTGCATCGCGAAAAGGGCAGCTGGTTCTATCAATGGTTTTCTCGCCTGATCGCCAGTGGCGAGGCGGTACTGGCCACTGCCGAGTATCGCCAGGCCATGACGCTGCTCGTCAAGGTGCTTTCGCAGTCGAAGCTGCTGCTGGAGCGCTCGGTCGGCGGGCAGTCGGTGTGGGGATTGAGCGCAGAGGACTGGCTGGTGACTCGCCAGGTCCAGACCCTGGGATGCAGCGCTTGCGGGCATCGAATTCAGGTTCCGGCCGGCGACTTGGCGCGCTGGAACGAGCTGCCCTGCCTGCGCAATGACTGCGCCGGGTGCTACGGAATTCCGGAAGAAAGACAGGGGCAGCGACCCCCGTCCAGGGGCTTGCCGCGGCGGCTGGTGCCTGCCGAGCATACCGGTCTGCTCGACGCCGATACCCGCATGATCGTGGAGCGGTCATTCATGCAGGGCGAGCGCCCCTGGCATATCAACCTGCTCTCTGCGACGCCCACACTTGAGATGGGTATCGATATCGGTGATCTGTCGACGGTGCTTTTGTGCTCGGTGCCACCCGGGCAGGCGAACTATCTGCAGCGCATCGGCCGCGCCGGGCGCCGCGATGGCAACAGCCTGGCCCTGACGGTGGCCAACGGCCACCCGCACGACTTGTACTTCCATGCCGAGCCGGAGCGGATGATTGCCGGCCAGGTGGAACCGCCCGGGGTATTCCTGCGCGCCACGGCGGTGCTGGAGCGTCAGCTCATGGCCTGGTGCTTTGACCGATGGGTGGCAGAAGAGCCCGAAGACGCGAAGATACCGATGCGGCTCGGACAGGTGCTCAACCGCGTGGAGGTCCGCGGAAACGAGGATTTCCCGGTCAATTTTCTCGATTTTGTCGAGCGAAATGAAGCAGAGTTGTTCGAGCAGTTCCGCGCGCTGTTCCCCGATCTGGACGAAGCCGGCCAGCGGCATCTGAAAGCCTATCTTGGGGGCGACGGCAGCCAGCAGCAGCCCAGCCTGAGCTGGCGGCTGGACAATCGCCTCAAGGAGCTTGCCGCTACACGCCGGGAATGGTCGCGGCGTATCGAGGCGCTGAAGAAGCGCCTGCAGGCGCTTGAAAAAGAGCCTGAAGACGAGCGTGTGCTCGAAGAGCTCGAGCGGGTTCGATCCGAGCGCAGTGCGCTGATGGCGCTGCGGCGACGAACGAATGACCGCCATACTTTCAATTTCTTCACCGACGAAGGGCTTTTGCCCAACTACGCTTTTCCCGAGGAGGGTGTGACGCTGCAGTCGGTCGTGATCAGGCGCTTGAGCAAGGCCGAGCGAGAAGAGGACGGTCATACCAGGTCCTACCAGAAGATCAGCTACGAAATGCAGCGGCCCGCCCAATCGGCGCTGAGTGAGCTGGCGCCACTGAACCACTTCTACGCCGTCGGCAGGGCGGTGCAGATCGATCAGGTCGACCTTTCTGCCGGCAATGCCAGCCCGCAGAGCTGGCGCCTGTGCAACCAATGCCAGTTCATGGAAAACATCGACGCCAATGGCGATCGCCACGCTGCCTGTCCGCGCTGTGGCAGCAGCCAGTGGGCAGATACCGGCCAGCGTCAGTCCCTGCTCAAGCTGCGCCAGGTTTATGCGACGGCCGACGATCGCGCCAGCCGCATCGGCGACGACAGCGATCAGCGTACGCCGAAGTTCTATAACCAGCAGATGTTGGTCGATATCGATTCGAGCCAAACTGGTCCGGCCTGGCACATCAAGCAGGAAAGTCTGCCGTTCGGATTCGAGTATGTGCCGCTGGCCACGCTCAGGGAGGTCAATTTCGGGGAACAACGTGGCCAGGAGCGGGAAATTGCCGTGGCCGGCGAGCTGTCCTCGCGCCCGGGTTTCAAGGTCTGTCGGCATTGCGGAAAGGTACGCTCCCCTGATCCGCGCCAGCAGCGCAGGTTCGAACATGCCTTCGACTGCAAGTTGCGCCGGCCTGGGGCAGTCGAGAGCGACGACGACTACTTCGAAGCGTTGTACCTGTATCGCGAACTGAAGTCCGAGGCGGTGCGCATCCTGCTGCCGATGAGTGAGATCGGTTCGTCCGATGTGCGCCGGCGCTCGCTGATTGCCGCACTTCAGCTGGGCTTGCGCCGTTACTACCGCGGAAAGGTCGACCATATCCGCGTGACCAGCTATGCCGAGCCGGTCACCGGAGGAGCCGGTCACCGGCAGTACCTGGTGCTCTACGACAGCGTTCCCGGTGGGACCGGCTATCTCAAGGAATTGTTGAGCTACGGCGAGAAGCTGATGCGCGTGCTCGAACAGGCTTTGGAAGTGTTGCGCGATTGCGCCTGCCGCGAGAATCCTGATCTGGATGGCTGCTATCGCTGCATTCTGGCTTGGCGCGAAAGCCGCCACATGAAAGAGATCTCGCGCTCTGTGGCCGAGGATCTGCTAGGCAAGATCGTCGAGGCGCGCGATCGGCTCGAGGCCATCGAGCACCTCAACAAGGTGCCGATCAACGCCCTTCTCGAAAGTGAGCTGGAACAGCGCTTCCACGATGTGTTGGCGCATGACAGCGGTCTGAGCTTCAAGCGTCAGCGTGTCAACGAAACAGCCGGTGCATTCATCACCGTACCAGCGCCGGAAGGTGAATCGCCCATGGGCTGGAACCTGGAGTTGCAGGTTCGCCTGGGACGGGATCACGATGTGGCCGTCGGCACGGATGCCGACTTCGTGCTCTGGCCGGCCCGGGAGCGTCCGGGCTTTCTTCCTGTGGCGGTGTACCTCGATGGATTTCGCCATCACCATGACCGCAATGCCGACGATGTGCTCAAGCGTCAGGCCATCCTGGACAGCGGAAATTTCCGTGTCTGGTCGTTGAACTGGCACGACTTGCCGCTCGATGGGGCGAGAATCCGCAACCCGGCCGGGCCCTTGCTCGGGCGTGGACAGGACAGCGGGATGATCGCGCTGCTCGATCGTCTGGCCCGCAGCGGTGATTTCGAACCCTATCTGCACCACAACGGCCTGATCGGAGAGGGCCCGTTTGCCTGGTTGCTGCTCTACCTCTCCGGCAGGGCCGAGGCTCTGGACCGACTGAGGCAGGCCGCATTCTCGCGTGCCTTCGGCTGGCTGCGCCAGGACAGCGTGCGTCAGCGTGAGCTTCGTCGGATGGTTTGTGAGGAAGTGGTTCGTCGCACCCCCTGGCACCTTGCCGAAGCGGTGGGCGCTGACGGGGACGGGAGCGACCGGGTTTTTGGCGGGCTGCTGGAGAGTCTGGGTACGGCGGCCGATCATGTGGCTGCGGTGGCGGCTTTGCCGCAGGACGCCATGCGCCGTGCGATGGGCGGCGAGATCGAAGCGCTTTCCCGGCAACTGCACCTGCTGTGGATGCTGGATGATCGGAGCGCGGCCATGGATGAGCGGTTCGAGGCAGCTTGGGCCGGGTTCTGGGGCGCGTCGAATTTGCTGCAGTTTCTGGATCACTTCAGCCTGCTCAGTGCCGACGGCGTCGATCGTGGTTTGTACACTGCTCCGATGGGGCTGGGGCTTGCCGAACGGCCCGTGTCTTCGGCCTGGAGCGACCTGGCGGAGCTCAGCCTGCTGCCTGGCGATGAAATCGAGGCCCTGGAGCGCGCCGGCTTTCCGGTGCCGGAATCCGGTCTGGAAATCCGGGATGCTTCCGGGGCTGTCATCGCCGAGCTGGAGCTGGCCTGGCCGGACCAGAAGGTCGCTGTGGTGCTCGAGGCCGATGACCGGGAAACGGCGAGCAAGCAGGGATGGAATGTTCTGGACAACCTTGACGCAAACTCACTCACCCGGCTCGAGCGCTGGCTGGTCGAATGA